The Actinobacillus equuli genome includes a window with the following:
- a CDS encoding YnbE family lipoprotein, translated as MRKSLLFAIFCLNLTACTPKVQLETPAEGITINMNVVVDHRIDVKFDEKSRAVLQTSDNKAAKSEAVVATPAE; from the coding sequence ATGAGAAAAAGCCTACTTTTTGCAATTTTTTGCCTAAATTTGACCGCTTGTACGCCAAAAGTACAGCTTGAAACGCCGGCGGAAGGGATCACGATTAATATGAATGTGGTGGTTGATCACCGTATTGATGTGAAATTTGATGAAAAGTCTCGTGCCGTATTGCAAACCTCAGATAACAAAGCGGCTAAATCAGAAGCGGTGGTAGCAACACCGGCAGAATAG
- the gloA gene encoding lactoylglutathione lyase, with translation MRILHTMLRVGDLERSIKFYTEVLGMRLLRTSENPEYKYSLAFLGYADESESAVIELTYNWGVESYELGTAYGHIALGVDDIYATIENVRAAGGKITREPGPVLGGKTVIAFAEDPDGYKIEFIENKNAQAALGN, from the coding sequence ATGCGAATTTTACATACCATGTTACGCGTAGGCGATTTGGAGCGTTCGATTAAATTCTATACCGAAGTATTAGGTATGCGCTTACTTCGTACTAGCGAAAACCCTGAATATAAATATTCATTAGCATTTTTAGGCTATGCGGACGAAAGCGAAAGTGCGGTTATTGAATTAACTTATAACTGGGGCGTAGAAAGCTATGAATTAGGTACGGCGTACGGTCATATTGCATTAGGTGTTGACGATATTTATGCAACGATTGAAAACGTGCGTGCGGCAGGCGGTAAAATTACGCGTGAGCCGGGCCCGGTATTAGGTGGTAAAACAGTAATTGCTTTTGCCGAAGATCCGGACGGTTATAAAATTGAGTTTATTGAAAATAAAAATGCACAGGCTGCATTAGGTAATTAA
- the folK gene encoding 2-amino-4-hydroxy-6-hydroxymethyldihydropteridine diphosphokinase: protein MKTVYIALGSNLDNPLAQVKQAVESLKTFAINFEISPFYGSKPVGPQDQPDYVNAVAKFETDLTALALLDKLQSIENAQGRVRIRRWGERTLDLDIILYGDEQIQNERLTVPHIEMKNREFVIVPMYDLNPDLVLPSGEKLAEIYQQFKHHQMVTF, encoded by the coding sequence ATGAAAACGGTTTATATCGCTTTAGGTTCCAATTTAGATAATCCGCTTGCGCAAGTTAAACAAGCGGTCGAATCTTTAAAAACATTTGCAATTAATTTTGAAATTAGTCCATTCTACGGCAGTAAGCCGGTCGGGCCGCAAGATCAACCGGATTATGTAAATGCGGTGGCAAAATTTGAGACGGATTTAACCGCATTAGCATTGCTTGATAAACTACAAAGTATTGAAAATGCTCAAGGGCGAGTACGAATTCGCCGCTGGGGCGAACGTACGTTGGATTTGGATATTATCTTATACGGCGATGAACAGATTCAAAACGAACGTTTAACCGTACCGCATATCGAAATGAAAAATCGAGAATTTGTAATTGTACCGATGTATGATCTTAACCCTGATTTGGTACTACCAAGCGGTGAAAAATTAGCGGAAATTTACCAACAATTTAAACATCATCAAATGGTGACGTTCTAA
- a CDS encoding YdbH family protein, which yields MLKRSLLVIGTFVALLIVGGATLLSGKQLATVTNWLLPDGWQIQTPAGGIQANLENANLAKFSLTYQNCPLITVDNLAVHWHNQHSISIDKAILDYQCLTQLPTSDDSSSTFSLTPILALLPEGEAEIKALHWRNLPDDLHPRLAQLLTTPSYSKFAFFQQKLTVLIRQQAVELTAEFTNQTLSGNLSYQPSEQEKHNLLFSAHVNPKDLFAIPSQFEGDYHWILPKEIVANEVIREGSSLLSWQTDEQNQLVGDWAFASETAPKNRLNFPFRFDSQTLEIKQGKFYWDWLEDFPLQGFINAKLTPNSFANGDYYPIKTYLRFNLLSQSKNAGKGNIVLESRDGELQADSLNMPFQITGNVKYDDFILYSSLPVAFSGKFEHLSFKFQPKSLLRLVGKQRLLAIHELRFPLAGIQINKHGVNGRLHAVFKGESPDFKNINLHLDGFAKNFKMGQLDFFEDVADKNAVQDLWQWRVWGDTNIHTIASKLNISGQGNWHQNLVQLNKLSGELGKIHQKGVYIPKTELRLLEPIKFAYEKWQLNGGLQIQSPEISFDYGGKIPSPSAKLQVNGEIENLNLKGELQAEQIKPLQLFARRKLTKTASELIGRLYWKEQPAKVFQPLIPFRQHWLITSGTVRGETAFSASAEKGIIAGGHFAIRNAALSMPNGEAKAIEFNLPYRLQDNEFDFGLKQPIDLKIGQLNIGLPIENIHVKVFGHYPYSRKKPLMLKQLSMNLLDGALSVEQFALPQTQIAYLKLANINFERILELVQYQQIELKGKANATLPFWLEGKPCYVCDGLLTQAVESNLKIQPELMKAISQTSGYSERLLLYLLNDTKITDLRSLINVGPNGEMALDAKLKMQLNQQEKAKINFNYHHKENIFSLWHMINSGSYVEQNLENSIYQQLDKRK from the coding sequence ATGCTAAAACGTAGCTTACTTGTTATCGGTACTTTTGTTGCACTGCTGATTGTCGGCGGTGCGACACTGCTTTCAGGTAAGCAACTTGCTACGGTAACGAATTGGTTACTACCGGACGGCTGGCAAATTCAAACGCCCGCCGGCGGTATTCAAGCTAATTTAGAAAATGCAAATTTAGCGAAATTTTCTCTCACCTATCAAAATTGTCCTTTAATTACAGTCGATAACCTTGCTGTACATTGGCACAACCAGCATAGTATCTCAATCGATAAAGCGATTCTTGATTATCAATGTTTAACTCAATTACCAACCTCGGATGATTCATCATCTACGTTCTCTCTTACGCCAATTCTAGCTTTGCTCCCCGAGGGCGAGGCGGAAATTAAAGCGTTACATTGGAGAAATTTACCTGATGATTTACATCCTCGTTTAGCGCAATTACTAACCACGCCGAGTTACAGCAAATTTGCATTTTTTCAGCAAAAATTGACCGTTTTAATCCGCCAACAAGCGGTCGAATTAACTGCAGAATTTACCAATCAAACGCTTTCCGGCAATTTAAGCTATCAACCGAGCGAACAGGAAAAACACAATTTACTGTTTTCCGCCCACGTGAACCCGAAAGATTTGTTCGCCATTCCATCACAATTTGAAGGCGATTATCACTGGATTCTACCGAAAGAAATCGTCGCAAATGAAGTAATTAGAGAAGGAAGCTCTCTACTCAGTTGGCAAACCGATGAACAAAATCAGTTAGTCGGCGATTGGGCTTTCGCTTCTGAAACTGCCCCGAAAAACCGCTTAAACTTCCCATTCCGTTTTGATTCACAAACCCTTGAAATTAAACAGGGTAAATTCTATTGGGATTGGCTGGAAGATTTTCCGCTGCAAGGCTTTATTAATGCAAAACTCACGCCAAACAGTTTTGCGAATGGTGATTATTATCCGATTAAAACCTACTTACGTTTTAACTTGCTATCGCAAAGTAAAAATGCCGGTAAAGGAAATATTGTATTGGAAAGCCGTGACGGTGAATTACAAGCTGACAGTTTAAATATGCCGTTTCAAATTACCGGTAATGTGAAATATGACGATTTCATTCTGTACAGTTCTTTACCGGTAGCATTTAGCGGTAAATTTGAGCATCTGAGTTTTAAATTTCAGCCAAAATCGCTGTTACGTTTGGTCGGGAAACAACGATTACTGGCAATTCATGAATTACGTTTTCCGCTTGCCGGTATTCAGATTAATAAGCATGGTGTAAATGGTCGCTTACATGCAGTATTCAAAGGTGAAAGCCCTGATTTTAAAAACATCAATCTGCATTTAGACGGTTTTGCCAAAAACTTCAAAATGGGACAATTAGACTTTTTTGAAGACGTTGCGGATAAAAATGCGGTACAAGATTTGTGGCAATGGCGAGTTTGGGGCGATACCAATATCCACACAATAGCCAGCAAACTCAATATTAGCGGACAAGGAAATTGGCACCAAAATTTGGTACAACTCAACAAATTAAGTGGTGAATTAGGCAAAATTCACCAGAAAGGCGTGTATATTCCTAAAACTGAATTACGTTTACTGGAACCAATTAAATTTGCTTATGAAAAATGGCAACTTAACGGCGGACTTCAAATCCAATCGCCTGAAATTAGTTTTGATTACGGCGGGAAAATTCCATCGCCGTCCGCAAAATTACAAGTGAACGGTGAAATTGAAAACTTGAACCTAAAAGGCGAACTGCAAGCAGAACAAATCAAACCGCTTCAATTATTCGCCCGCCGTAAACTGACCAAAACCGCAAGCGAACTGATTGGGCGATTATATTGGAAAGAACAACCGGCAAAAGTGTTCCAACCGTTAATTCCGTTTCGTCAACATTGGCTAATCACCAGCGGCACTGTTCGAGGCGAAACCGCTTTCAGCGCCAGTGCGGAAAAAGGTATTATTGCCGGTGGGCATTTTGCCATTCGTAACGCAGCGCTTTCCATGCCGAACGGTGAAGCAAAAGCAATTGAATTTAACCTGCCCTACCGCTTACAGGACAACGAGTTTGACTTTGGTTTGAAGCAGCCTATCGACTTAAAAATCGGGCAATTGAATATTGGTTTACCGATTGAGAATATTCATGTAAAAGTGTTTGGGCATTATCCTTATAGCCGTAAAAAGCCGTTAATGCTCAAACAGCTTTCAATGAATTTATTAGATGGTGCGTTGAGTGTTGAGCAATTTGCCTTGCCACAAACTCAAATTGCTTATTTAAAGCTGGCAAATATCAATTTCGAACGTATCCTCGAATTGGTGCAATATCAGCAAATTGAGCTCAAAGGCAAAGCCAATGCTACCTTGCCGTTTTGGTTGGAAGGTAAACCTTGTTATGTATGTGACGGCTTACTGACCCAAGCTGTGGAATCGAATTTAAAAATTCAGCCCGAATTAATGAAAGCAATTTCACAAACCAGCGGCTATTCCGAGCGACTATTACTCTATTTACTTAACGATACGAAAATTACCGATTTACGTAGCTTGATTAATGTTGGGCCGAATGGTGAAATGGCGTTAGATGCCAAATTAAAAATGCAGCTTAATCAGCAAGAAAAAGCCAAAATTAACTTTAATTATCATCATAAAGAGAATATCTTTAGCCTTTGGCATATGATCAATTCAGGTTCTTATGTCGAACAGAATCTTGAAAATTCTATTTACCAGCAACTAGATAAAAGAAAATGA
- the dksA gene encoding RNA polymerase-binding protein DksA: MAQVAGTTSLGLLALAGVTPYQPKKDEEYMSDAQKEHFRKILRAWHVQIMEEAERTKSQMQEEVANFADPADRATQEEEFSLELRNRDRERKLLKKIEQTLNSIAEDEYGYCETCGVEIGLRRLEARPTADMCIDCKTLAEIREKQMGL, from the coding sequence ATGGCTCAAGTGGCAGGTACCACTTCATTAGGTTTATTAGCTCTAGCAGGCGTTACACCTTACCAACCTAAAAAAGACGAAGAATACATGAGCGATGCGCAAAAAGAGCATTTTCGTAAAATTCTTCGTGCGTGGCATGTTCAAATTATGGAAGAAGCTGAGCGCACCAAAAGCCAAATGCAAGAAGAAGTTGCAAATTTTGCCGATCCAGCAGACCGCGCAACACAGGAAGAAGAATTCAGTCTTGAATTAAGAAATCGTGACCGTGAGCGTAAATTGCTTAAAAAAATTGAGCAAACGCTAAATAGCATTGCCGAAGATGAATACGGCTATTGCGAAACTTGTGGGGTAGAAATTGGTCTACGTCGTTTAGAAGCTCGCCCGACGGCAGATATGTGTATTGACTGTAAAACGCTTGCAGAAATCCGTGAAAAGCAAATGGGCTTATAA
- the pcnB gene encoding polynucleotide adenylyltransferase PcnB has translation MFTRRKNVKKQPLVEFESEGRKQGKNAKAAESRTKRSASKAIENKTHSSKKAKKANNTNMPSYLLHKKFTVNAGHYDITPKDFPKNALAIVEKLQRAGFEAYVVGGCIRDLLLGHKPKDFDVATNAKPEEIQKIFGRQCRLIGRRFRLAHIVFGRDIYEVATFRADHSNHSSDKISKVSEEGMLLRDNVYGTLREDAQRRDFTVNSLYYDPKHNLIFDFFDGIADLKAGKLRLIGDPVVRYQEDPVRMLRAVRFMAKLDMFLDKPTDAPIRELAHLLKNIPAARLFDESLKLLQSGQGFKTYQLMRQYGLFEQLFPVLVPFFTERNDSNAERMLSKALNSTDDRIRDNLRVNPAFLFAALLWYPLREKMEVLKNEGGLNSHDAMMLAANDILAESCKAIALHRRHTSVIRDIWALQFQMTKRSGKRPQQTLEHVKFRAGFDLLVMRAEIEGGDLVELSAWWHEYQFSNDAQRAEMLKAVRNLPNFAGEEKKKRRRKTFRKKKPAKKATAE, from the coding sequence TTGTTTACTCGTCGAAAAAACGTTAAAAAGCAACCGCTTGTAGAGTTTGAATCGGAAGGACGTAAGCAAGGCAAGAACGCTAAAGCAGCAGAATCACGTACTAAACGCTCTGCTTCGAAAGCGATTGAAAACAAAACGCACTCGTCTAAAAAAGCCAAGAAGGCAAATAATACAAATATGCCTTCTTATCTGTTACACAAAAAATTTACAGTAAATGCCGGCCATTATGATATTACGCCGAAAGACTTTCCGAAAAATGCGCTAGCTATCGTTGAAAAATTACAGCGTGCCGGTTTTGAAGCCTACGTGGTCGGTGGTTGTATTCGAGATTTATTGTTGGGACATAAACCAAAAGATTTTGACGTTGCAACTAATGCAAAGCCAGAAGAAATTCAAAAAATCTTTGGTCGTCAATGTCGTTTAATCGGGCGCCGTTTCCGTTTGGCACATATTGTATTCGGGCGTGATATTTATGAAGTGGCGACTTTCCGAGCGGATCATAGCAATCATAGCAGCGATAAAATCTCAAAAGTCAGCGAAGAAGGTATGCTGTTACGTGACAATGTGTACGGCACGCTACGTGAAGACGCACAGCGTCGCGATTTCACGGTTAACTCGCTCTATTACGATCCGAAACATAACCTGATTTTTGATTTCTTTGACGGTATTGCGGATCTGAAAGCCGGTAAATTACGTTTAATCGGTGATCCGGTTGTGCGCTATCAAGAAGATCCTGTGCGTATGTTACGTGCGGTTCGCTTTATGGCGAAATTGGATATGTTCTTGGATAAACCGACCGATGCGCCGATTCGTGAATTAGCCCATTTATTGAAGAATATCCCGGCGGCACGTTTATTTGATGAGTCATTGAAATTATTGCAATCAGGGCAAGGCTTTAAAACTTATCAATTAATGCGTCAATATGGGCTATTTGAGCAGTTATTCCCAGTACTTGTGCCGTTTTTTACCGAACGTAATGATTCGAATGCGGAGCGAATGTTAAGTAAAGCACTTAATTCAACCGATGATCGTATTCGTGATAATTTACGTGTGAATCCAGCATTTTTATTTGCAGCCCTTCTTTGGTATCCATTACGTGAGAAAATGGAAGTGCTGAAAAATGAAGGTGGCTTAAATAGTCATGATGCGATGATGCTGGCGGCTAATGATATATTAGCCGAAAGCTGTAAAGCAATTGCATTACATCGCCGTCATACATCTGTGATTCGTGATATTTGGGCGTTACAATTCCAGATGACTAAGCGTTCGGGCAAACGTCCGCAGCAGACGCTAGAACACGTAAAATTCCGTGCGGGTTTTGATTTATTAGTGATGCGTGCTGAGATTGAAGGCGGTGATTTAGTTGAGCTTTCAGCGTGGTGGCATGAATACCAATTTAGCAATGACGCACAACGTGCGGAAATGCTTAAAGCGGTCAGAAATTTGCCGAATTTTGCAGGCGAAGAAAAGAAAAAACGCCGTCGTAAGACATTTAGAAAGAAAAAGCCGGCGAAGAAAGCCACGGCTGAATAA
- a CDS encoding amidohydrolase family protein — translation MSQLIRTLKSHIRDEIIKKGGWVNAHAHADRAFTMTPEKITIYQNANLQQKWDLVDEVKRNSTVDDYYRRFSQAIELMISQGVTAFGTFVDIDGVCEDRAIIAAHKAREVYKSDITLKFANQTLKGVIEPTAKKWFDIGSEMVDMIGGLPYRDELDFGKGLEAMDILMDKAKSLGKMLHVHVDQFNTPKEKETEQLCDKAIEHGMQGRVVAIHGISIGAHPKEYRKMLYQKMRDSQMMVIACPMAWIDSGRKEDLQPFHNALTPADELIPEGITVAIGTDNICDYMVPLCEGDMWQELSLLSAGCRFTNLEEMANIASINGRKVLGLL, via the coding sequence ATGAGCCAATTAATTCGTACGCTCAAAAGCCATATTCGTGATGAAATCATTAAAAAAGGGGGATGGGTTAATGCCCATGCCCATGCAGACCGCGCATTTACGATGACGCCGGAGAAAATTACCATTTATCAAAATGCCAATCTCCAACAAAAATGGGATTTAGTTGACGAAGTAAAACGTAACTCAACAGTTGATGACTACTACCGCCGTTTTTCACAAGCAATCGAATTAATGATTTCACAAGGGGTTACCGCATTCGGTACTTTTGTGGATATTGACGGTGTATGTGAAGATCGTGCAATTATTGCCGCCCACAAAGCACGTGAAGTGTATAAAAGCGATATTACTTTAAAATTTGCCAACCAAACGTTAAAAGGCGTAATTGAGCCGACTGCGAAAAAATGGTTTGATATCGGTTCTGAAATGGTGGATATGATTGGTGGCTTACCATACCGTGACGAATTGGATTTCGGCAAAGGTTTGGAAGCAATGGATATTTTAATGGATAAAGCTAAATCGCTCGGCAAAATGTTGCACGTACACGTAGACCAATTTAATACGCCGAAAGAAAAAGAAACCGAACAATTATGCGATAAAGCAATCGAACACGGCATGCAAGGTCGAGTGGTGGCAATTCACGGTATTTCTATCGGTGCACACCCGAAAGAATATCGCAAAATGCTATACCAAAAAATGCGAGATTCACAAATGATGGTGATTGCCTGCCCAATGGCGTGGATTGATAGCGGTCGTAAAGAAGATTTACAGCCGTTCCACAATGCGCTTACACCGGCGGACGAATTGATTCCGGAAGGCATTACCGTGGCAATCGGTACTGATAACATCTGTGACTATATGGTGCCGTTATGCGAAGGTGATATGTGGCAAGAACTTAGCTTACTCTCTGCCGGCTGTCGCTTTACCAATTTAGAAGAAATGGCGAATATCGCCTCAATCAACGGTAGAAAAGTATTGGGTTTACTCTAA
- a CDS encoding NRAMP family divalent metal transporter, producing MTQTQQLEPVSNWQSKLKAIGPGILMASAAVGGSHIVASTQAGAIYGWQLALIIILANLFKYPFFRFGVQYTLSSNKTLLEGYQEKGKIYLWIFFILNVIAAMINTAAVGIVTAAILKFLFSAIGVQFDLSIPVASTIIIAVTWGILLLGKYRFLDSLSKWIMIALTVSTVTAVIVAASKGGVQVAPDFIEPSPWNLASLGFIVALMGWMPAPIEISAINSMWVVAKRRLNKVSYEDGIFDFNVGFIGTAILALVFLALGALVQYGSGETVEQAGVKYIAQLIKMYAFAIGDWSKLLIALIAFMCMFGTTITVIDGYSRANNEALRLLLNKKESSAASLSIWMTITAAIGVLIISVFMSDVAKMLSFAMICSFVSTPIFAALNLSLVLKGEHKVKGGLFWLSIAGLIYLSAFTLLFIAYELGMLS from the coding sequence ATGACACAAACACAACAACTAGAACCTGTTTCAAACTGGCAATCAAAACTAAAAGCAATAGGGCCGGGAATTTTAATGGCATCTGCAGCGGTAGGCGGTTCGCATATTGTTGCCTCAACCCAAGCCGGCGCAATTTACGGTTGGCAATTAGCATTAATTATTATTTTAGCGAATTTATTTAAATACCCGTTTTTCCGCTTTGGCGTGCAATATACGTTAAGTTCGAATAAAACCTTATTAGAAGGTTATCAAGAAAAAGGCAAAATCTACTTGTGGATTTTCTTTATCTTAAATGTGATTGCGGCAATGATTAATACGGCGGCAGTAGGTATCGTTACTGCAGCAATTTTAAAATTCTTATTCTCTGCCATTGGTGTACAGTTTGATCTGAGTATTCCGGTTGCCAGTACAATTATTATTGCGGTTACTTGGGGTATTTTATTATTAGGCAAATATCGCTTTTTAGACTCGCTATCTAAATGGATTATGATTGCATTGACCGTTTCCACGGTTACAGCGGTAATTGTGGCAGCCTCAAAAGGCGGTGTACAAGTCGCACCCGATTTTATTGAACCAAGCCCTTGGAATCTAGCTTCACTCGGTTTTATTGTGGCGTTAATGGGCTGGATGCCGGCACCGATTGAGATTTCAGCGATCAATTCAATGTGGGTAGTGGCGAAACGCCGTTTAAATAAAGTGAGCTATGAAGACGGTATTTTTGATTTCAATGTCGGTTTTATCGGTACTGCAATTCTTGCCTTAGTGTTCTTAGCGTTAGGCGCCTTAGTCCAATACGGTTCGGGCGAAACGGTTGAACAGGCGGGTGTGAAATATATTGCACAATTAATTAAAATGTACGCTTTCGCTATCGGTGATTGGTCTAAATTATTGATCGCATTAATTGCTTTTATGTGTATGTTTGGCACAACGATTACCGTAATTGACGGTTATTCACGAGCTAATAATGAAGCGTTACGTTTATTGCTAAACAAAAAAGAAAGTTCTGCAGCGAGTTTAAGCATTTGGATGACAATTACAGCGGCTATCGGGGTACTTATTATTTCGGTATTTATGAGCGATGTCGCTAAAATGCTTTCTTTTGCGATGATCTGTTCATTCGTTTCAACACCGATTTTTGCTGCACTGAATCTCTCGCTGGTATTAAAAGGAGAGCATAAAGTAAAAGGCGGATTATTTTGGTTATCCATTGCAGGTTTAATCTATCTTTCAGCATTCACCTTACTTTTTATCGCTTATGAGTTAGGTATGCTGTCTTAA
- the rnt gene encoding ribonuclease T produces MTEQVTDYNLLKNRFRGYLPVIIDVETAGLNAQTDALLELAAITVKMDENGYLVPDQKCHFHIQPFEGANINPDSLKFNGIDIDNPLRGAVAENIAIPEMFKMVRRAMKEQGCQRAVIVAHNATFDQAFVQAAVKRINAKRDPFHPFAMFDTATLAGFMYGQTVLVKACQMAKISFDGKQAHSALYDTEKTTELFCAMVNRLKDLGGFPLVSDSESDA; encoded by the coding sequence ATGACAGAACAAGTAACAGACTATAATTTATTAAAAAATCGTTTTCGTGGTTATTTACCGGTAATTATTGATGTGGAAACCGCCGGATTGAATGCACAAACAGACGCTTTGTTGGAACTGGCAGCCATCACGGTAAAAATGGATGAGAACGGCTATTTAGTGCCGGATCAAAAATGCCATTTTCATATTCAGCCGTTTGAAGGGGCGAATATCAATCCGGATTCGCTTAAATTTAATGGTATTGATATTGATAACCCATTGCGTGGAGCAGTAGCGGAAAATATTGCGATTCCCGAAATGTTTAAAATGGTACGCCGTGCAATGAAAGAGCAGGGGTGTCAGCGAGCAGTGATAGTGGCGCATAACGCTACCTTTGATCAGGCATTCGTACAAGCGGCGGTTAAACGTATCAATGCGAAGCGTGATCCGTTTCATCCGTTTGCAATGTTTGATACTGCAACACTTGCCGGTTTTATGTATGGACAAACCGTATTAGTAAAGGCTTGCCAAATGGCAAAAATTTCGTTTGATGGTAAACAGGCGCATTCAGCCTTGTATGATACGGAAAAAACTACAGAATTATTCTGCGCAATGGTGAATCGTTTAAAAGATCTCGGTGGTTTTCCGCTCGTGAGTGATAGCGAATCAGACGCATAA
- the thiB gene encoding thiamine ABC transporter substrate binding subunit, whose amino-acid sequence MKKLLALSACCFAAQAVAQTPVLTVYTYDSFTSKWGPAPKLEELFEKQCQCDVRFLPFEDGITMFNRIRLEGKKTKADVMLGIDNFTMEEAQKSGFFTEHELTVADFPWQNKVFFPYDYSEYAFIYNKEKLAQPPKSLKELVERQDLKVIYQDPRTSTVGRGLLFWVNSVYADKAEEAWKTLAKHTVTVGKGWSETYGAFLKGESDLVLSYATSPLYHQWHEKTDKYVAAQFEEGHLVQTEVAAITKVSKQKALAKQFLQFLHQAQAQNVISYHNVMKPVISTEADPAFKALPEYKQLAFIQPSPETVRQWIASWQQSW is encoded by the coding sequence ATGAAAAAACTTTTGGCATTATCGGCTTGCTGTTTTGCGGCACAGGCTGTAGCGCAAACACCTGTCTTGACGGTTTACACTTATGATTCTTTCACTTCAAAGTGGGGACCAGCGCCAAAACTTGAAGAATTATTTGAAAAACAATGTCAATGTGACGTGAGATTTTTGCCCTTTGAAGACGGTATTACGATGTTTAATCGAATTCGTTTAGAGGGTAAAAAAACCAAGGCGGACGTGATGCTAGGCATTGATAATTTTACGATGGAAGAAGCGCAAAAATCGGGATTCTTCACCGAGCACGAATTAACCGTTGCGGATTTTCCTTGGCAAAATAAAGTATTCTTTCCATATGATTACAGCGAATATGCTTTTATCTATAACAAGGAGAAATTAGCGCAGCCGCCGAAATCATTAAAAGAATTAGTTGAACGCCAAGATTTAAAAGTGATTTATCAAGACCCTCGTACCAGTACGGTTGGTCGAGGTTTATTATTTTGGGTAAACAGCGTGTACGCTGATAAAGCGGAAGAAGCTTGGAAAACTTTAGCTAAACATACGGTAACTGTTGGTAAAGGCTGGTCTGAAACTTATGGTGCCTTTTTAAAAGGCGAGTCTGATTTGGTACTAAGTTATGCGACTTCACCGCTTTATCATCAATGGCATGAAAAAACTGACAAGTATGTCGCTGCGCAATTTGAAGAAGGCCATTTGGTTCAAACGGAAGTTGCTGCGATTACCAAAGTGAGTAAGCAAAAAGCATTAGCCAAACAATTTTTGCAATTTTTACATCAAGCTCAAGCGCAAAATGTGATTTCTTATCATAATGTGATGAAACCGGTGATAAGTACAGAAGCAGATCCCGCATTTAAAGCGTTACCTGAATATAAACAACTAGCTTTTATACAGCCGTCTCCTGAGACAGTGAGACAATGGATCGCAAGCTGGCAACAGAGCTGGTAA